The sequence aaggaaagaggaagtaagaagaacgaaggaagaaggaagagggaagaaaaaacaaagaagaagggTGAAGGAAGCAGGATAGAGAAAGTGAGAATGAAAAGcgaggaaggaagaaaagataaagaagaaggaagtgctctTCGACCTATTGTCTCGTTCGgcattttgtccattcgaccttttgcaTTTCGACATTTTGACCCTTCGGTCTATTGTCCCCAACCCGTATGTGTATAAAAACATATTGGAATTAATCCGAAAAACTAGCTGTATATAGCCGTCTATGTCCGGAATGGGCCcccgacgttaggcataagtacgtttggcataatggacgttaggcataattctaCCTTCTCCATATCATTAGCTGTTCTTTGTACCTAATATGCTCAACATACAATATGCCAAacatacttatgcctaacggggtacaCCCGTCCGGAATTGTCAATTTGATTTTGCAGTTGATGTAACAATCGGAAAAtcataaaaccaattggtttacgggataattgtttttttgttttgtttttgacacTATCATTTGAGAAGAAGGACATAATCGAGCATCCAATGATTAAAAAAGGGAAATTTCACTTTCGAAAACATTAATTACTTTATAActtaattcttcttcttattggaataacatcccccactgggacattgccgcctcgcagtatTCATTCCTAAGCCAAGCCATTTTCAGTTGAACCTATTTTACTGTCACAAATTATTGTTTCTCTCCCTTCGTCCCAtgcgttcagaagttacacaCTTGGCTTCCTGAATAATAAATCTTTTACATTCTCAACGACATAACAATAGGATAATCTGTTTCAAAAGTGGGTAAATTTCCATTTAAAGTTGTATTCAATCGGTGTGTTCAGAATTGTTAGTTTCTTGAACGGTAAACTTCCAGATTTGCTccattaggcataagtacgtaaGGAGTTGGATGTTAGGCATATAATTTTGAACACataattgataagaaaattattttgagctttttagtggccctccttagccgtgtggtaagacgcgcggctacaaagcaagaccatgctgagggtggctgggttcgattcccggtgccggcctaagcaattttcggattggaaattgtctcgacttccctgggcataaaagtatcatcgtgttagcctcatgatatacgaatgcaaaaatggtaacctggcttagaaacctcgcagttaataactgtggaagtgcttaatgaacactaagttgcgaggcggctctgtcccagtgtggggacgtaatgccaataagaagaagaagaagaagaagaagaagtggaatgtcttcacttgacataaaacgagtttgtacaatcccatttaattccaccacttaattgtatcttgacagatacgtattttgacctcaacagtaaggccgccttcagtgtctcgtacttgactcgacttggcgactgaagacggccttactgttgaggtcgaaatacgtatctgtgaagatacaattaagtggtggaattaaatgggattgtacaaactcgttttatgacaagtgaacacATAATTCATAAAACGGTTTTACGAAAGTTTTCCGAGTACTAATTCCCAAAAATAATTCCATTACACTAGATAAAATACTTCCCCGAAAAATAAGTATAATTGCTCCTGGCAAATATGTCATTATGGTTTCGTAAACTTGTAATTGAGAAAAAATGCTACAAAAATTCAGAGGGTTGCTCGAATAAATGATTATAGATAAACGCACAATGAAACAATGAAAAAGATTTATTACAAAGATGAGGAGTACGCGTTTTCTCAGTTCAAATCCATGAGTCTAATCCAAGTGTCAATTATGTTCCCCTAACCGTGGTTCAATGCTTCTGATCGATGTTGGCATAGCTTTCCCCATGTGGGTGCTTAGCATGTCCGTTCCGTTGTACATGCGCCTGGAATCCAGTTTTGTGATCTGAGCTGTAATCCACGACACGGTGCGTTCCATCAGCTTCATCCAGGGTGTACTGCCCTTTCACGATATCACCATCTCGGTGCTCCCATTGGCTTTTGTGGTCGTGGGTTTTTCCGTCCTTTACACCGTattcaaatttgtattttgggtATGCGTGATGCTCCTCATCAGCAACAATGAGGACGGCCAGAAAGGATACCATAGCGATTACCTTTTGGAAagcatatttttaatgaatggTTGGTTTTATGCCAATTACCACATCTTACTTTGAACATTTTTAGAATTGCTTTGAGGCACAGTTCTTCAGTGGATAACAAACTTGACTGATGGTTGAATAGGCGTTGATGCAAATATTTATACAACCCAAGCTAATGCGCCCCAAGTTTTCGGTGCTAGGTTTCCCCGGTTCTTGATGCAGCCCCTAATTCGGGTTTCCGTCGTAGCGTGTGGCCTCTGGTTTATGCATATCAATTTGTGATCGCGGTGGGTTCAGTATCGTGCAAGAAAAATCATTCTAATTGAATTATTCATTCACATTTTTGTATATGGATCAACAGCTTTTAACTGTCTAACACGCATATGAAAAGCAATAGACGACCTATTAGCTAATgagatgattaaattatgacTGTTTTCCAATAAACGCTCACACAGAGTACAGTCGGTTGAGAGTTTTACTCAAGCATGCCGATCAATCACAATGTTCAAAGTTCATAAATTAGCATGGCCGCAGATGATGAGTATTGCCCACATATTCGATCACAAAAGTCAGTGGGAGCAACGGGATGGTGATGTCGTGAGAGGACAGTACACTCTGATCGAGGCTAATGGGACTCTTCGTGTCGTGGACTACAGACCTGACCATAAAACCTTAAAACAGTCTTTCGTGCCAACTCGAAGAAATGTTGACAGCTTGGCAGGTAATGAAACTTTCTTGAAAAGCCacatttctttttgtttttcaaaacttatctggactaacttttttttcaaacagatatcttcttcttctttaatggctctacatcccaactggaacttggcctgcttttcaacttagtgttctattagaaCCATCTCAGTTATTAATAGAAagattttctatgcccgccattgtatAAGAATGtaccttgtgtggcaagtacaatagatacactatgcccagggtgtccaGAATGTTTTCAACcctaaaacatcctagaccgaaccgagaatcgaacttatCGAGTGGCTGACGTTGGCGTCAGTATACTGCTATAGCAGTCAagtgaaaatattatttcaaattACTTAGGAACTGGTTTAGTTTCTGCTTGGGATTGGAAGGGAGCATTAttgaaaagaaatcggttcGTTTCAGAACCACAACTCTACACAAGAGAAGATTCAGCCAATACAAAATTTTGACGGAGGACTACCTCTATCTTTTCTACTCTGGGATACACTTTGCGATTTATAGACTTTAAACATTAATATCTAAGTCATTTCTCAacgaattttcatttttcaacacCATTTGATCAAGTGAGAGTCAACGCTTCTATATTGCTTAAGAATattgatttttaattatttataatCGGGAACAGATAAATTTatagtttagaaaaaaataaaccaaacaaTCACGTACGTGGATCGCAAGCACGACCCAAATAGAGTAACTTGGGAGTTTGGCTCCAATCTTCAGTTCGAACATTTTTTTGCAGGAAAAGCGGACACAGCAGTGCAGCAACAAAGACGCTTGTAGCGATCACAATGGCATACGATCAGCATCGATGTTGGTCGTCAGCGAGGTTGCTGCGGAAAATGTATTCCCTCCGATCGATGCTGTGAATAACACGCCTAACGGGATGATTGCTGCAGAGAATTAAACCTAAGCATCAGCAGCAATCAAGTGAACATTTTCTGAAATTATGGATGGAGAACATCCGTAAGCTGAAAACTTTGAATGACCATTCTCGGCATCAAGTGAAACATTCTCGCAAAAATTAGACAATCGTTTAGTTGCTGTTAGTAGTTATTCGGTTCTTTTGAGAACCGTCATTTTAAACGGAAGAGAGTTGATTTGAGGCGAATTTTCTTCGAAGTATTCATCACGAATAATTCAATGATCCCGCACCGCAACAATGATGTCAGTGATGGCATTCGGTAGTGGTTTCTGCAGAAAATTGATTCGCCACGATAGAGTCTATAGTCAATCAGCGGTAGATTTTCTGCAAGATTCAGACAATCGCATGGTTGCTGTTAATGGTTATGTGGCATATAAAGAAGCGTAAACTAAAACAAAAGGCTCTCATTAAATCCACCCATCAaaccgattgggctgcacctttgacttttttttaagtGCAAACCATAATCGCTTGTCGACGGTACAAATTTATCATCGGTAGAAGCGCAAGTGCTCGTTGGAGGGACATGCTGCGTTTCGTCGCGTAAAATCTagtttctttcaagattctgatttttattcgatttcgtttgtaattggaaaggcgcactagggtaaatgatatattttggacatgtacatattttggacaagcctgagcttcttcgatcaattttagataatgtgtaggaaaatttttatcgaaagtatgatcattgcatacttttacctcaactctagcgactcctaatgagaattcacaactattatttatctttaaaattacctaaaatgtaaagctttctaccaaagtgcctgctggacgccagtatgcaggagaacatgcattataggacttttcgtaacatgcacctgaaacacgtttaaaatgGTCCAAACGGCAATTTTGAGGTCTTGCgggccaaagtttgattgtaattgagatactaacatattccaatcgctgaacatgaacttgagatggatgaaaaggagtgaccaaaatgaagttatgtttttatgcatcagacatttattggtcaccccatgtacagtacatgaatgaaccattaattgccaactttcaggctgttttcaatgatatcgataagattgcgaaacaatgttaatttctggtttaatctatgtcagttaagcaaataaatgcatttaaatgaatgtggatacgtgtaggtaagtcataccattgagatctgtaggaggccatttttaaattaggagaaaatgactctgtccaaaatatatgcattttccatgtcgaaattatatatttgatgtccaaaaagaaaatatttcagttcgcagtatagggtaaatgatgtatcttggacaagcgcaggacattcattaggaaatatatcgagattgaatagtataaaacaattgaaaaccactaggttcatccaaatacataacctatgattagtcttgtgtctccattgcctaatttttgagtaaattacgtttactaggtgtaaactgtgatatactgcgaactgaaatattttctttttggacatcaaatatataatttcgacatggaaaatgcatatattttggacagagtcattttctcctaatttaaaaatggcctcctacagatctcaatggtatgacttacctacacgtatccacattcatttaaatgcatttatttgcttaactgacatagattaaaccagaaattaacattgtttcgcaatcttatcgatatcattgaaaacagcctgaaagttggcaattaatggttcatccatgtactgtacatggggtgaccaataaatgtctgatgcataaaaacataacttcattttggtcactcctttttcatccatctcaagttcatgttaagcgattggaatatgttagtatctcaattacaatcaaactttggccgcaagACCTCAaaattgccgtttgaaccattttaaacgtgtttcaggtgcatgttacgaagagtcctataatgcatgttctcctgcatactggcgtccagcaggcactttggtagaaagctttacattttaggtaattttaaagataaataatagttgtgaattctcattaggagtcgctagagttgaggtaaaagtatgcaatgatcatactttcgataaaaattttcctacacattatctaaaattgatcgaagaagctcaggcttgtccaaaatatgtacatgtccaaaatatatcatttaccctatcacagtttacacctagtaaacgtaatttactcaaaaattgggcaatggagacacaagactaatcataggttatgtatttggatgaacctagtggttttcaattgttttatactattcaatctcgatatatttcctaatgaatgtcctgcgcttgtccaagatacatcatttaccctattgaATACAAATCGGtccttttcagaatcatcattttacacaggctatagacatccctatctaactccctTAGCTTAAAAATATccaccatgtcccgggcacagtgtgcagatagaccgctgtcagttgcatgagatgtcaacaatcgtcaacaacaccaatgattgtagcttgataattaaaaatatccacaacaataaaagagcaggaattatttttaaattctgctcaagcttttcacggtgaaataaaagacaaattgttgatctccatgtaagtaaaatcaaaacTGATCATGTAgaataagttttgaatcaattaaactcattagtcatatttaatgaatattcccgatgaaagttgcatattgaaggaagctgaatttggatgttttatgatgttaggcttttttagatttgacgcacgttgctcggcgttggtgttggttacggctacgctaaacatgagctcttagcataggCCTGATTTTACACATAAGGCtagtcaattttttttccaaactgTAAAtcatacacgctaactttcacctactcagtgactgagtaaaattgtattgctctctctttctatcccacggaaattttactcaatttccgtcaaaagcaggacaactcaaaactatgagtaatcctgcttttgacggaaactgagtaaaatttccgtgggaagaaaagagatggcaatacaattttactcagtcactgagtaggtgaaagttagagtgtaatTGCTTGgtgacgacagaaagttgccatcggtagcagaatcacgaagGAGCGGAAAATCATCGAACTGCAGATGctagaacatctgtagaaaTATTTACTGTAGTACATATTGTTTTACTTCTGCAATTGTTTGTAAGCCTAACTCTATTTATGCATGTTCATGCCGGATGGctaatagccgaaatgtaggcaatttactgttAAAATGCAATTTCAACATTGGCTggcgaaattgaatttttcaatagttataTGCACTGAATCAGTTGTTAACAATAGTTGTATAGaatcttatgtcgaattcgtttttaaaaagttccaacctaggttggaaccagttccaacctaagtgctgtcaaagtgtttttttattcgctcaggttggaactaggttcgcactagttccaactccaaagctgtcgggttcgcactgtgttgtttcacggtttcgcaccgggttcaccaatacaactgtactttaactgtcaaaaccatgtgagtgggtgggactgggcggaataaacaagcagaaggggaaaacgaaactgtctgttattcaaataaaatgcgcgttgaatttttttccggaaattttgttatatttgttattgtagttttaaataaaaataatccggtactgttgtctagattccgttttaaaaatacttgttagggaagttattcataagttcattcagggttttcctcacagattgtgtcctaaattaggtcggtggatggaattagtttgggaattctccttgaaacccgttcacaaaatccgctaattgtcagaaaaatatatttgaggaataaAGAATTCTATATGCAGACTTTCTTTTGAAATACTGCCAAAAACTCTTTCGGGCGTTTCAGAATTTAattccagtaattctttctagaattcttgtatgcattcattggcgatatctttcaggtattcttccatatttttttctgagagatctcttcgagatgaattcctttggaaatcttctaggaatatctttaaatactgttccaggattttctctgaaAGTTGTTCCAGGAAtcaatttggaggaattccttaaggaattctttaagcaattcttccggaagttcctttaggaactcctcTGAAAGTttattgaggaattcctccggaaggtctttaaggaattccttcgtaagttaaTCGATTGATGAATTCTTCATCGGTTGAGGAATTCTTCATCGgttgaggaattcttccggaagctccttgaggaattcctctggaagtggaggtgctcttccggaagttcttggaGAAGTCCtatcggaagttcttccaagaaatcctccaggaattgcccCGGAAGTCCTTCACGAGTTTCACCGGAAGCTAAAACTgaaattcttacggaagctccttcaggaagcaggatgtttttcgaagaaattcctggatgaattaatgGAGGTATTTCTTAATGAactgtcggaggaattcctgaaggagcttccggaggaaatcccgaaggaacttctggaggagatccttcaggaactttcggaggaaatcctgaagaaaccttCGGATGAATCTTTCCGGAAaaatcctcaaggaacttccggagcaaaacGTTGTTATGTTTTCCATGTTGGACTATTGATAgataaggaatttcagaaggaactcctagCATTAAGGTAGCCTcgcacctcgggaatttggtccgcggaattgggcacggaaaatcaaaatcccggccccattgaAAAGGGCCCAAaatcccgaggtgtgaggctacctttatcaggaggggtggcgaagaaaaaaattagcgTATCCTGGACAATTTTTATTACATGTTTCCGAGtgtcttcaaaaaaaaaaaattttgcagaaatagttattggaatttcaatatgatttattagatgaattcttgtacactgaggaaaatggacgtatggttttcaatcaaacgccttatgaaaatttgccacaaggaatcggtatgaatttcaatatgttgccttatgaaagataattttaatttgaaaaaaagttaagtgcggcagactgggttcgaaccatggacgtcggggtcgggaggccggtatgtagaccacacgcccatcgacgcttgaatactcgggaaggtaactgcgtataagaagcactgtcggtggaataatcagttgaagattcataaggcgccaattatgaatttcgatagtccagttcgctgagtgtagaATAGGAAATCTCCtttacatgaattctatacggaaCTCTTGGTATAAAAAAGTGCACGGGATTatagaatataattaaatacatatatCCGCCGCCCAAAAATAAATTCCATTATccataaaaatcagttcacgcactcaatgccatttttatttattactagctgtatgtacccggtcttgcccggaattgccagtttgattttgCAATTgcttttacaatcggaaaatgataaaaccaattggtcaaaagGTTTATTGTGTTTTAATGTTGCTACTTCATCAATCGATGAGAagggaaaacaatattttaaagaacATCCAATGAttgaaagaaggcagatttcactGTTGAATATAATCATTCGaccatatatttttatatgtcTTTATTAGCAAGACTTGCAGCCCTAAGCTGGCTCGTCTCAGGAGCACGACCAATTTTTTTCTTTGCATTCTAGAAAATTATATTTCCGGGGAAAAGTTGTTTTCCCCTATGTTATTTTCTggaaaatgtcatattcggcgaaaagtaattttttggaaaatgttattttcggagaaatgttttcttttggattttttttttcaatttggggaattgtacatttttaaaataccTCTCAAGTTCATAAGAAGGGAGAATATAAATTATACTTTACGTCCGTTATGCCTCTCCGTtttaacgtacattatgccaaCATActtataggtaacatacacttCCCAAACACTCCCGTTTTTCCAATGACCGTTCTACCCTACCCACCACCACTATAATCGTCTCCATAGGACAGAGAATGTGCGTTCCAAATTTAGTTTAAATCGGTTCTAAGGGTTCGAAGTTAcactgatttttttgttttctaaagAGTATCCCTCCCCTCATACCCTTTCCCTTTTtacaatgaccctcccacccccttcgTTACCTTTCACTgaggataaagaatattatttccaaatttggttcagaagtagttagctaacatacatacatacatacatacatagattggtttttatatatatagatagatagatagatagaaagaaaaagaagaaagtagaaagatagaaagaagaaagaataaagatagaaagaaagaaggaaatagaagaaaaaagatagaagaagatagaagatagatagatgaaGGTAGCTGTTACCCGGCGCGCTTTGCAACGCATCAAtgatattaaattaaaaaaaaatgcatcgtgttttgtttgaaaactcttttatttgaatcaatataaatatcaaaaattacTCTAAAGCGTTCAGATAAacaatattttagtttttccaTTTGGTGCGTAAATGAATAAATTTGTCGACGTTCCTACTCTAGAGCAAGCAACGTACAATTGTCCATGGGAGAAACATGGATTTTCTAAGTTCACACCGCAAAATTTCAAGGATTGGCCTTGTGCCTTATTAATAGTCATTGCAAATGCGAGTCGTACCGGGAATTGAAGCCGCTTGAATTCAAATGGCAAATCTGTTGGAATCATTGGAATACGGGGAATGAATACATTTTCGCCCTTGGATTTACCAGTGATAATTGTCGCTTCGATAACATTTGGCATTAATTTTTTTACAGAAAGTCTGGTTCCATTGCATAATTTCGGTGGATCAATGTTTCTTAATAACATAATTGGTGAACCGACTTTCAAGAACAATTGATGTGGTGGCATACCAGATGGCTCCAAAGAATTCAGAAATTCTACCGGATAATTCACTGCTTCATCGTCTTCCAATGTACTATCGACAGATTTGTATGTTGTGACTGGGCCTGGCAGTTGATGCTGAATTTGTTCATTGATGCGGTTAACGTTTTCATTTTTTGGTGCCAATATTGCTCGTTCGCAGAGCCAATTATGATTTTTGTAGTTTGTTGATACATGTGGAAACACCTTTTTAATTACATCTTCCAGTGAAGGCACCACCTGGCAAAAATCAGAAGGAAGTGCAATGTAGCCGGTTTCATGatccacaggaaattctccaTTGCCAATATTCAAGAGTTGTGTTGAAAAGTTTTGCGCAGCCACATCATTCAATAAATGAACACGCATATTAGTGGATAGTgttatttttgaaacatatcgCCAAAGATAAGATGATTTCAAGCAAGCATTGATTTCGTCTGCAGGTGTTGATCGTGGTATAACAGGTAAAATTTGACGGAAATCACCTGCTAGCAAGATTAGAACACCAccaaatattcgattatttccCTTTATGTCCTTCAATGTACGATCAAGTGCTTCTAAGGCATTTTTATGCGCCATGGTGCATTCGTCCCATATAATGATTCTGCATTCCTTCAGAACCTTTCCCATTCCagaatttctagtgatgttGCATGTCGCGTTTTCCATATGGGATAGATTCAATGGCAATTTGAGAGCTGAATGAGCTGTTCGTCCGCCATCCAGTAACGTTGCTGCAATTCCAGATGAAGCGATGGCTAGTGCAATATCACGTTTTTCGCGAATAGCAGCAAGTATTAAATTAATCAGAAATGTTTTGCCTGTGCCGCCAGGAGCATCAAGAAAAATGAGTCCACCGCTATTGTTCGCAACATGATTCATTACAGTATCGAAAGCCAATTTTTGATCAGCTACTAATCGAGATGTTTGATTTTCGATGTATGCACGCAACTCATCAGTATCATATTGTCGTTCGCGTAAAAGTTCTCTATCAAATAAATCATTGCTATTCCTTTCGGATGCTGGTAGACCTAATTGTACCAAAGTTTTGTTATTGATCGCAATGCATTTATCTTCAAGCTTTATAAGTGCTTGATTGAATATTTCTGCGGAAAAAGGCAATTCATCATTTGAATTCACTCTTCGCAGTTGATACAAAATATCTTCGCTTAGATTTTCTTTGTATTTTTCCCACAACATTTTAGGATTCGATGGACTGCACGTAGTTAGAATGATTGCAAATAAATTGCGTATTTGATACGGATGGCAAGCTTCTGAAGCTTCTGCTAGCGTTGTGTCCCAATGTTGATCATTTTCGAGTAACCCAAGTTTCTCACACGCTTCTCGATATGTCTCGCATTGCTGTTCACCAACGATTTTCAATGATGCAAACGACGTAGGTCCTCTTACTTCATGTAGTAGTATTCGCAAAAATAACATTCGTCATTTTTGGATGAACGGTATAAACGCGACCTAGAACTTCAGCAGCAAAAATACCATTTTGATCAGCAACGCGAGTGCCTTGTTTTCTTCTTTGAAATTGCTTTCGCGATGCATTCCACGTGTAAAACTTCGGAACTTCTGCATATAACAATGTCTTCGCAAATGGATCACTTGaacataatttgaaatatgctgTCAAGGTAGTATTTGGTGGATTGGTAGCCTGTTGTTGTGCATTTTCCTCTgtaaaatatattctttggccGTTTTCCAAATGAACGCTAAGATGTTGAACTGATGGATATCGCTTATGAATTGAGAAACCAAAGATCCGCCAGGCAGCCTCATTACTACTAATGTAACGACCAATTTGATACTGACTGACTTCATCGAGTGCATTTGCGTTTGATAAACCGATAACAGCCATATCACCGCCTTTATTGACATATTTGCAAATATATTTAATCGATTTTACGGA comes from Armigeres subalbatus isolate Guangzhou_Male chromosome 2, GZ_Asu_2, whole genome shotgun sequence and encodes:
- the LOC134211289 gene encoding cuticle protein 19-like, which gives rise to MFKVIAMVSFLAVLIVADEEHHAYPKYKFEYGVKDGKTHDHKSQWEHRDGDIVKGQYTLDEADGTHRVVDYSSDHKTGFQAHVQRNGHAKHPHGESYANIDQKH